A DNA window from Paenibacillus sp. HWE-109 contains the following coding sequences:
- a CDS encoding ADP-ribosylglycohydrolase family protein — MLGAVIGDVIGSVFEWHNVKSTEFQLYDRFTRFTDDTVLTVAIADAVLNKTKQSNRLLDYYASKRLYAYKLRQYAKWYPNAGYGQKFEEWASSSDPKPYRSYGNGSAMRVSPIGFAFNTLEEVLREARRSALVTHNHRQGIFGAQAVASAVFLARNNRPKAEIQAFIQQKFKYNLTQKLDDIRPNYAFDPSCQGSVPQAIIAFLESTDFEDAIRKAISIGGDSDTIACITGGIAHAFYKEIPKEIVSEVMLKLDLKLRQVIELFQDTYNVPI, encoded by the coding sequence CAACTGAATTTCAGTTGTACGATAGGTTCACACGATTTACGGATGATACAGTGTTGACAGTAGCAATAGCCGATGCTGTTTTGAATAAGACAAAACAAAGCAACAGGCTATTGGATTACTATGCAAGTAAGCGGCTATACGCTTATAAACTAAGGCAATACGCAAAATGGTACCCAAATGCTGGCTACGGACAAAAGTTTGAGGAATGGGCGTCGAGCAGCGACCCCAAGCCGTATCGCAGTTATGGCAACGGATCCGCTATGCGAGTGAGCCCGATAGGATTCGCTTTTAACACGCTGGAGGAGGTTCTGAGGGAAGCGAGGAGATCGGCACTTGTAACGCATAATCATCGACAAGGCATTTTCGGTGCTCAGGCCGTGGCAAGTGCAGTTTTTCTGGCTAGGAACAATAGGCCAAAAGCAGAAATCCAAGCCTTTATTCAGCAGAAATTCAAGTATAATTTGACGCAAAAATTAGATGACATCAGGCCGAATTACGCTTTTGATCCAAGCTGCCAAGGATCAGTGCCGCAGGCGATTATCGCTTTTTTGGAGTCGACGGATTTCGAAGATGCGATCCGCAAAGCGATATCAATTGGAGGAGACAGCGACACAATCGCCTGTATAACAGGAGGCATTGCTCATGCTTTTTATAAAGAAATTCCGAAAGAGATAGTGTCGGAAGTGATGCTAAAGCTGGATCTCAAGCTAAGGCAGGTTATTGAATTGTTTCAGGATACATACAATGTTCCAATCTAA
- a CDS encoding helix-turn-helix transcriptional regulator, whose amino-acid sequence MSAILVGQEESLPQLLDRMLVELSAITLDDMKIQALSLSIALLGTIQKQFDPDEKNLLARIPSDMPQTHWTAEEVLRWASEQVANFLHLFNNWQASKNDNLIERAVKYIEEHYNEECRLTDVAAHIHLNASYFSVLFKKSTGESFTRFVTRVRMDKAAILLRNTDMKIFEIACAIGFDEPNYFTNVFKQQYLMSPKEYRNGRLTP is encoded by the coding sequence ATGTCGGCCATTCTAGTCGGACAGGAAGAAAGCCTTCCTCAACTGCTGGATCGTATGCTGGTTGAGCTTTCCGCCATCACGCTCGATGACATGAAAATCCAGGCGCTCTCCCTCTCCATCGCGCTGCTCGGCACGATTCAGAAGCAGTTTGACCCGGATGAGAAAAACCTGCTCGCGCGCATTCCCAGCGACATGCCCCAAACCCATTGGACCGCCGAGGAAGTGCTCCGCTGGGCCAGTGAGCAAGTAGCGAACTTCTTGCATCTTTTCAACAACTGGCAAGCTTCCAAAAATGACAATCTGATCGAACGTGCCGTCAAATACATCGAAGAGCATTACAACGAGGAATGCCGGCTAACCGATGTTGCTGCTCATATTCATCTGAATGCCAGCTATTTCAGCGTGCTATTCAAGAAATCAACGGGAGAAAGCTTCACCCGCTTCGTCACTCGCGTCCGCATGGACAAAGCGGCCATCCTGCTGCGCAATACCGATATGAAAATATTCGAAATCGCCTGCGCCATTGGCTTCGATGAGCCGAATTATTTCACCAATGTGTTCAAGCAGCAGTACTTGATGTCCCCTAAGGAGTATCGGAACGGGCGGTTGACTCCTTAG
- a CDS encoding response regulator, which yields MLKGKVLIVEDQPNFRKGLRKMFEDSQQGWTVVGEASNGQDALALIEQVQPDLVLTDIRMPIMDGIEFVGHLRQSQPELIVIILTAYKNFEYAQAAVRLGALDLLIKPCTEQDVRQVMSKASERFYEKYTRQQQRLGEQKLQQNQELRAALLNLPYAAGGNAEKGLANLLDGKDLWLLQMNQQDLANKNYGKNDMRLIQFALSNIVEELLKGAGLDARLLLVEHDSFVLVTEQHGIDEHLQEAIQQASQEYLKISIKLLTMDEATTDKPLAERYVISP from the coding sequence ATGTTGAAGGGTAAAGTGCTGATCGTGGAAGATCAGCCCAATTTTCGCAAAGGGCTGCGAAAAATGTTCGAAGACAGCCAGCAAGGCTGGACGGTGGTTGGCGAGGCCAGCAACGGTCAAGATGCCCTTGCATTAATCGAACAGGTGCAGCCTGATCTCGTGCTGACTGATATTCGCATGCCCATCATGGATGGTATTGAGTTCGTTGGGCATCTGCGGCAGAGCCAGCCGGAACTGATCGTTATTATTTTGACAGCCTACAAAAATTTCGAATACGCACAAGCGGCTGTCCGGCTTGGAGCACTCGATCTGTTAATAAAGCCATGCACCGAGCAGGATGTCAGGCAGGTTATGAGCAAGGCATCCGAGCGGTTCTATGAAAAATATACCCGGCAGCAGCAGCGTCTAGGTGAGCAGAAGCTTCAGCAAAATCAGGAGCTCCGCGCAGCACTACTTAATCTGCCGTATGCCGCTGGCGGCAATGCTGAGAAGGGCCTTGCTAACCTTCTGGATGGTAAGGATTTATGGCTGCTGCAGATGAATCAACAAGATTTGGCGAACAAAAACTACGGAAAAAACGATATGCGTTTAATCCAGTTCGCGCTCTCGAATATTGTGGAGGAGCTGCTCAAGGGCGCAGGGCTAGATGCCCGTCTTCTGCTCGTGGAACATGATAGTTTTGTGCTCGTCACGGAGCAGCATGGCATCGATGAACATTTGCAGGAAGCGATTCAACAGGCCTCGCAGGAATATTTGAAAATCAGCATTAAGCTGCTGACTATGGACGAAGCCACAACCGACAAACCGCTTGCTGAGCGCTATGTGATATCGCCTTAG
- a CDS encoding cache domain-containing sensor histidine kinase — translation MPNWMQALLGINRSFRVKLILSLSTIILLSFGITGYLTYQYNLKLFEEEISKQFSRTNEEALAKMELKVQEIIRISQTIVFNPQIEQVIKRINSAADADAFNLYFDKKQIEEQIFQIKSDAPYITGMYLYDLNGNPSYFSYTTSTINNLSDQVFQVIRSKLSDTYGNLVWTSMALPSAVEPSGYRQTIIVARYMKNSTLNTYGVLVMAMDESFFSGSLKELTKDGTGEVYLFNNNNELLYSNISENLSEKQQLLVNLKQTQVMDNHLFVQGESKATAFKLVSGTSLAEIRVKNKALSQKIVYSGLISILLTSILIVLSTGNLLRPLKDLLLGLRKVRSGDFEARIEIRTKDELAYIGESFNAMAEQVGRLIKEVYLTQLSEREAELQALQAQLNPHFLHNMFNEIYWKLYLQNEKETASLIAAISEMLKYSLMPVRTPTTVREELQQMRNYLKLQTELFEANLETIIQADEDILDCEIMRFLLQPLVENVFVHGFRNKVAHKVLVIRARNANGFLEIDVTDNGCGMDESAIARLLGMKGAAMPQRSDGRESLGVRSVVRRIELVYGQPYRLEIISVVDSGTTMRLILPYITMENGGLAYVEG, via the coding sequence ATGCCGAATTGGATGCAAGCCTTGCTTGGAATCAACCGAAGCTTTCGCGTCAAACTTATCCTAAGCTTGTCTACCATCATACTTTTGTCCTTTGGCATCACGGGTTATTTGACCTATCAATACAACCTGAAACTATTTGAAGAAGAGATCAGCAAGCAGTTCTCTCGCACCAATGAAGAAGCTTTGGCCAAAATGGAGCTTAAAGTCCAGGAGATCATTCGCATCTCCCAAACCATTGTGTTTAATCCCCAGATTGAACAGGTCATTAAACGGATCAACTCGGCCGCAGATGCTGACGCTTTCAATTTGTATTTTGATAAAAAGCAGATCGAAGAACAGATTTTCCAAATCAAATCGGATGCCCCTTACATAACTGGGATGTATCTCTATGATCTAAACGGCAATCCTTCTTACTTCAGCTACACGACATCCACCATTAATAATTTAAGTGATCAAGTGTTTCAAGTTATTCGTTCCAAGCTTAGCGATACGTACGGCAATCTGGTTTGGACCAGCATGGCCTTGCCGAGTGCCGTTGAGCCCAGCGGCTACCGACAAACGATTATTGTCGCCCGTTACATGAAAAATAGTACGCTGAACACTTACGGTGTGCTCGTTATGGCGATGGACGAATCATTTTTCTCCGGCTCGCTGAAAGAATTAACGAAAGACGGTACAGGCGAAGTTTACTTGTTTAATAACAACAATGAACTTTTATACAGCAATATTTCTGAGAATTTGTCTGAGAAACAACAGCTGTTGGTCAACCTCAAGCAAACTCAAGTCATGGACAACCATTTATTCGTTCAAGGAGAGTCGAAGGCAACCGCGTTTAAGCTGGTAAGCGGAACTTCACTAGCGGAAATCCGCGTTAAAAATAAAGCTCTTTCCCAAAAGATTGTATATTCCGGTTTAATCAGCATTCTGCTTACAAGCATCCTGATCGTCTTGTCCACAGGAAATCTATTGCGGCCACTTAAGGATCTGCTGCTTGGACTTCGTAAAGTGCGTTCCGGCGACTTCGAAGCGCGCATCGAAATTCGTACGAAAGATGAGCTCGCCTACATCGGCGAGAGCTTCAATGCCATGGCCGAACAAGTTGGCCGCCTGATTAAAGAAGTCTATCTGACCCAGCTAAGCGAACGGGAAGCCGAGCTTCAGGCGCTGCAAGCGCAGCTGAACCCGCATTTTCTGCATAATATGTTCAATGAAATTTACTGGAAGCTCTATTTGCAAAATGAGAAAGAGACCGCTTCCTTGATTGCAGCGATATCCGAAATGCTCAAATACTCGTTAATGCCGGTCCGGACACCAACCACCGTCAGGGAAGAACTGCAGCAGATGCGCAATTATTTGAAGCTGCAAACGGAACTGTTTGAAGCAAATTTGGAGACCATCATTCAAGCGGATGAGGACATCTTAGATTGTGAAATCATGCGTTTCCTGCTTCAACCGCTTGTTGAGAATGTGTTCGTGCATGGATTCCGCAACAAAGTCGCCCACAAAGTGCTAGTCATTAGAGCTCGAAATGCGAATGGATTTCTGGAAATTGATGTGACGGATAATGGCTGCGGCATGGATGAATCCGCGATTGCGCGATTGCTCGGGATGAAAGGCGCTGCAATGCCGCAGCGTTCTGATGGGCGTGAAAGCCTTGGGGTGCGAAGCGTTGTTCGAAGAATTGAGTTAGTCTACGGTCAACCTTATCGGTTGGAAATCATAAGTGTTGTGGACAGTGGAACGACGATGCGTCTTATTTTGCCGTATATCACCATGGAGAACGGAGGGCTTGCCTATGTTGAAGGGTAA
- the iolD gene encoding 3D-(3,5/4)-trihydroxycyclohexane-1,2-dione acylhydrolase (decyclizing), translating to MHTIRLTMAQALLRFLDQQYISVDGHETKFVRGVMGIFGHGNVTGIGEALERSAGNLTYIQGKNEQGMVHAAAAFAKQKNRQQIYACTSSIGPGALNMLTAAATATVNRIPVLLLPGDNFASRQPDPVLQQLEVAGDYSLSANDPFKAVSKYWDRIVRPEQLMTAAHHAMRVLTDPAETGAVTLALPQDVQAEAYDYPEAFFAKQVHYVDRRPPAREAVNRAVDLMLGKKRPLIIAGGGVLYADATKELAEFAEAFHIPVAETQAGKSSLPWNHPLHVGAIGVTGSRAANILAREADLIIGVGTRYSDFTTASKSAFAHPDAQFININISGFDASKLNGIGITADAKETLGTLFHALSAHYYESGYESGYVEHLKAQWEQEVDRLYALEHTEGMSQTRALGVINQTIEPSAVVVCAAGSLPGDLHRLWRSTEPKTYHMEYGFSCMGYEVSGTFGVALADPHREAYAIVGDGSYLMLHSELLTSLQEGRKITILLFDNHGFQCIHNLQRGHGSDGFGNEFRYREAATGKLTGSYMPIDFTAHARSLGAKAYKADTPEELREALLKAKEETVTTLIEIPVVPGTNTDGYESWWQVGVPEVSESEKVLKAHEEMKNRIQAAKPI from the coding sequence ATTCATACGATACGTCTTACTATGGCCCAAGCACTGCTTCGCTTTCTGGATCAACAGTACATCTCAGTCGATGGGCATGAAACGAAATTTGTTCGGGGCGTCATGGGCATCTTTGGTCATGGCAATGTGACCGGCATCGGGGAAGCCTTGGAACGCAGCGCAGGGAATCTGACTTACATACAGGGGAAAAATGAACAGGGCATGGTGCACGCGGCGGCGGCTTTTGCCAAGCAAAAGAACCGCCAGCAAATTTACGCTTGCACAAGCTCGATCGGGCCAGGCGCATTGAACATGCTGACAGCCGCTGCGACAGCAACCGTCAATCGGATTCCAGTGCTGCTGCTGCCGGGGGATAATTTTGCTTCCAGACAGCCGGACCCGGTTCTGCAGCAGTTGGAAGTCGCAGGAGATTACAGCCTGTCTGCCAATGATCCGTTCAAGGCCGTCAGCAAATACTGGGACCGCATCGTGCGTCCCGAGCAGCTGATGACGGCGGCGCATCATGCGATGCGCGTGCTTACCGATCCAGCGGAAACAGGAGCTGTTACACTAGCGCTTCCGCAGGATGTGCAGGCTGAGGCTTATGATTACCCAGAAGCCTTTTTTGCCAAGCAGGTGCACTATGTAGATCGGCGGCCTCCAGCCAGAGAAGCTGTGAACCGTGCGGTGGATTTGATGCTCGGGAAGAAGCGGCCGCTGATCATCGCCGGCGGCGGTGTCCTCTATGCCGATGCGACGAAGGAATTGGCTGAGTTCGCAGAGGCTTTCCACATCCCGGTAGCCGAGACGCAGGCAGGCAAAAGCTCGCTGCCATGGAACCATCCGCTGCATGTCGGGGCGATCGGTGTGACAGGATCTCGCGCAGCGAACATCCTCGCGAGAGAAGCTGATCTGATCATCGGCGTCGGGACGCGTTACTCCGATTTTACAACGGCCTCCAAATCAGCTTTTGCGCACCCGGATGCGCAGTTTATCAATATTAACATCAGCGGCTTCGATGCCTCCAAATTAAACGGCATCGGCATCACCGCAGATGCCAAAGAAACGTTAGGCACCTTATTCCACGCGTTGTCCGCTCATTACTATGAGAGCGGTTACGAAAGCGGGTATGTGGAGCATTTGAAAGCGCAGTGGGAGCAGGAGGTCGACCGTCTGTATGCCTTAGAGCACACCGAAGGAATGTCGCAAACGCGCGCTCTCGGCGTGATCAATCAAACCATTGAGCCCTCAGCAGTTGTCGTTTGTGCAGCCGGAAGTCTCCCGGGCGATCTCCACCGATTATGGCGATCAACCGAGCCCAAAACGTATCACATGGAATACGGCTTCTCCTGCATGGGATACGAAGTAAGCGGCACTTTTGGTGTGGCGCTGGCGGATCCCCATCGCGAGGCGTACGCCATCGTTGGAGACGGAAGCTACTTGATGCTTCATTCCGAGCTGCTGACCAGCCTGCAGGAAGGCCGCAAAATTACGATTTTGCTGTTCGATAATCACGGCTTCCAGTGTATACACAACCTGCAAAGAGGCCACGGCAGCGATGGCTTCGGCAATGAATTCCGCTATCGCGAAGCGGCGACAGGCAAGCTGACAGGCAGCTACATGCCGATCGACTTTACGGCGCATGCCCGCAGTTTGGGAGCGAAGGCTTACAAAGCAGACACGCCTGAAGAACTTAGGGAAGCGCTGCTGAAAGCGAAGGAAGAGACCGTGACGACCTTGATCGAAATTCCGGTTGTGCCGGGAACGAACACGGATGGCTATGAATCCTGGTGGCAAGTAGGCGTGCCAGAGGTATCCGAGAGCGAAAAGGTGCTTAAAGCGCATGAAGAAATGAAGAACCGCATCCAAGCGGCCAAACCTATTTAA
- the iolE gene encoding myo-inosose-2 dehydratase, whose protein sequence is MTELPFKLGVHPINWVGEDVKEHGADTTYEQILDDIAALGLAGTEMGRKYPTDIPVLKEELAKRGIQLVSQWKSVLFSDPAYRDEELAAYRKHAQFLQEMGSTVISTAEVGGSLHFDPRRTPNEKEVLRLDEAGWQSLAEGLNLAGAIAQEYGLKLTYHHHGGTVVESPEEIDKLMAMTDPALVHLLFDTGHAYYGGADPLTVLRKHYGRIAYIHLKDIRQAVLDEARAEQVDFVTCIRKGVFTVPGDGCLDFGPIFEELLERKYEGWAMLEGEQDPAAHPPYEYAKNALSYIQSLIPQERR, encoded by the coding sequence ATGACAGAGCTTCCATTCAAGCTGGGCGTGCACCCGATTAATTGGGTGGGCGAAGATGTTAAGGAGCATGGCGCGGATACGACGTATGAACAAATTTTAGATGATATAGCAGCACTAGGGCTTGCAGGCACCGAGATGGGGCGCAAATATCCTACAGACATTCCCGTGTTAAAAGAAGAACTCGCGAAGCGGGGCATTCAGCTTGTTTCGCAGTGGAAATCGGTACTTTTCTCCGATCCTGCCTACCGCGACGAGGAGCTTGCCGCTTATCGCAAGCATGCGCAGTTTCTCCAAGAAATGGGCAGCACAGTTATCAGCACCGCGGAAGTGGGGGGCTCGCTCCATTTTGACCCGCGCCGCACGCCTAACGAGAAGGAAGTGCTTCGTCTGGATGAGGCAGGCTGGCAGAGTTTGGCTGAAGGACTTAACCTTGCAGGGGCCATCGCGCAGGAGTATGGACTCAAGCTGACCTATCATCATCATGGCGGCACAGTGGTAGAAAGCCCGGAGGAAATCGACAAGCTGATGGCAATGACGGATCCTGCGCTCGTGCATTTGCTTTTCGACACGGGCCATGCCTACTACGGCGGGGCAGATCCGTTGACCGTGCTGCGCAAGCATTACGGCCGCATCGCGTACATTCATTTGAAGGACATTCGTCAAGCGGTGCTGGATGAAGCGAGAGCGGAACAAGTGGACTTCGTGACGTGTATTCGCAAAGGCGTGTTCACCGTTCCGGGCGACGGCTGTCTTGATTTTGGGCCGATTTTCGAAGAGCTGCTGGAGCGGAAATATGAAGGATGGGCGATGCTGGAAGGCGAGCAAGACCCGGCTGCGCATCCTCCTTATGAATATGCCAAAAATGCACTTAGTTATATCCAATCTCTTATTCCCCAAGAAAGAAGGTAA
- the iolC gene encoding 5-dehydro-2-deoxygluconokinase has product MTYVTFPLDKPLDFAAIGRLCIDLNANEIHRPMEETMTFTKYVGGSPANITIGMARLGLQTAFIGKIANDQMGRFIEDYLQRNQIETTNVVTDQTGAVTGLAFTEIKSPTDCSILMYRDNAADLLLTPAEVQESLIAKAKVLLISGTALAQSPSREAVFQALSYAKKHGAVIVFDLDYRPYTWKSAEETATYYNLAAEKCDIILGTREEFDMMERFETNPEKDDRITAAKWFDYSVKIVIIKHGKEGSIAYTPDGVGHRAKSFPAKVVKTFGAGDSYAAGFIYGIMQGWTIEKSMEYGSAAACIVISSHSCSDAMPTAAQVDDYIERCNRGEITAS; this is encoded by the coding sequence ATGACCTACGTGACTTTTCCGCTAGATAAGCCGCTGGATTTTGCCGCAATAGGACGACTGTGCATTGATTTGAACGCCAACGAAATTCACCGTCCGATGGAAGAGACGATGACGTTTACGAAGTATGTCGGAGGCTCTCCGGCCAACATCACGATTGGGATGGCGAGACTTGGGCTGCAAACGGCTTTTATCGGCAAAATCGCCAATGACCAAATGGGCCGCTTCATCGAGGATTACTTGCAGCGCAATCAGATCGAGACGACGAATGTCGTGACCGATCAAACGGGAGCTGTCACAGGGCTTGCTTTTACCGAGATCAAAAGCCCTACCGATTGCAGTATTCTGATGTATCGCGACAATGCGGCTGATCTGCTGCTTACCCCTGCGGAGGTTCAGGAATCGCTGATCGCTAAGGCGAAGGTGCTGCTGATCTCCGGTACAGCACTTGCACAAAGCCCTTCGCGTGAAGCGGTATTCCAAGCACTCAGCTATGCGAAGAAGCATGGCGCTGTGATCGTATTTGATTTGGATTATCGTCCCTATACGTGGAAATCAGCGGAAGAGACAGCAACTTACTACAACTTGGCGGCGGAGAAATGCGATATTATCCTCGGCACGCGCGAAGAATTCGACATGATGGAACGTTTCGAGACGAACCCAGAGAAGGATGATCGGATTACAGCGGCCAAATGGTTCGACTATTCGGTCAAGATCGTCATCATCAAACACGGCAAAGAGGGCTCCATTGCCTATACGCCTGACGGTGTCGGCCACCGTGCGAAGAGCTTCCCGGCTAAAGTTGTGAAGACGTTTGGAGCTGGAGATTCGTACGCGGCAGGCTTTATCTATGGCATCATGCAAGGCTGGACGATTGAAAAAAGTATGGAATACGGCAGCGCAGCCGCTTGTATCGTCATTTCCAGCCACAGCTGCTCGGATGCTATGCCAACGGCTGCACAGGTGGATGATTATATCGAACGCTGCAACCGCGGCGAGATTACAGCTTCATAA
- a CDS encoding CoA-acylating methylmalonate-semialdehyde dehydrogenase codes for MTETLKNWIGGEWIASASTQTEPVYNPATEEILAYIPISTKEEVDQAVRNSQEAFQSWSRTPVPRRARILFKYQQLLVDNWEELARIVTRENGKSYTEAYGEVLRGIECVEFAAGAPTLMMGKQLPDIASNLESGMYRYPIGVIGGITPFNFPMMVPCWMFPLAIACGNTFVLKPSERTPHLANRLAELFQQAGLPDGVLNIVHGAHDVVNGLLEHPEVKAISFVGSQPVAEYIYKTASAHGKRVQALAGAKNHSIVMPDADLDIAVKEIVNAAFGSAGERCMACSVVVAVGDVADTLVSKLTDAANRITMGNGADEGVFLGPVIRDQHRERTLKYIEIGEKEGAILIRDGRKDKASDEKGYFVGPTIFDGVECGMKIWEDEIFAPVLSIVRVATLEEAIALSNRSEFANGACLFTRDGSNVRQFRETIDAGMLGVNLGVPAPMAFFPFSGWKKSFYGDLHANGTDGVEFYTRKKMVTARW; via the coding sequence ATGACAGAGACTTTGAAAAATTGGATCGGCGGCGAATGGATCGCTTCTGCCTCCACTCAAACAGAACCCGTATACAACCCTGCAACGGAAGAAATTCTTGCATACATTCCCATTTCTACGAAGGAGGAAGTTGATCAAGCCGTTCGCAACTCCCAAGAGGCGTTCCAGTCCTGGAGCCGCACGCCGGTGCCGCGCCGGGCACGTATTCTGTTCAAATATCAGCAGCTGCTGGTCGACAACTGGGAAGAGCTTGCACGGATCGTGACGCGTGAAAATGGCAAAAGCTACACCGAAGCGTACGGCGAAGTGCTGCGCGGCATCGAGTGTGTCGAATTCGCGGCTGGAGCGCCAACGCTGATGATGGGCAAACAACTGCCTGATATCGCGTCGAATCTAGAATCCGGCATGTACCGCTATCCTATCGGGGTCATCGGTGGCATTACACCGTTCAACTTTCCGATGATGGTGCCTTGCTGGATGTTCCCGCTGGCGATTGCCTGCGGCAACACGTTCGTGCTGAAACCGTCGGAGCGCACGCCGCACTTGGCTAACCGTTTGGCGGAGCTGTTCCAACAAGCCGGTCTTCCGGACGGCGTGCTGAACATCGTTCATGGCGCGCACGATGTTGTGAATGGACTTCTGGAGCATCCAGAGGTCAAAGCGATTTCATTCGTCGGCTCCCAACCGGTAGCCGAATACATTTACAAAACCGCTTCAGCCCATGGCAAGCGGGTGCAAGCCTTAGCCGGCGCCAAAAATCACTCGATTGTGATGCCGGATGCGGATTTGGATATCGCGGTGAAGGAAATCGTCAACGCGGCTTTTGGTTCAGCGGGCGAGCGCTGCATGGCGTGCTCGGTTGTCGTTGCCGTCGGCGATGTGGCTGACACGCTTGTCAGCAAGCTGACTGATGCGGCTAACCGCATCACGATGGGCAATGGCGCGGACGAGGGCGTGTTCTTGGGGCCGGTGATTCGCGACCAGCACAGAGAACGCACCTTGAAATATATCGAGATCGGCGAAAAAGAAGGCGCGATTCTTATTCGCGACGGACGTAAGGATAAGGCTTCCGACGAGAAGGGATATTTCGTAGGGCCGACTATTTTTGATGGCGTGGAGTGCGGCATGAAAATTTGGGAGGACGAAATTTTTGCGCCTGTGCTGTCCATCGTTCGGGTAGCAACGCTGGAAGAAGCGATTGCTTTATCCAATCGCTCGGAATTCGCCAATGGCGCCTGCTTGTTCACGCGCGATGGCAGTAATGTCCGCCAATTCCGCGAAACAATTGATGCGGGTATGCTGGGCGTCAATCTCGGCGTTCCTGCGCCGATGGCCTTCTTTCCTTTTTCAGGCTGGAAAAAGTCGTTCTACGGTGATTTGCACGCGAATGGGACGGATGGCGTTGAATTTTATACACGCAAAAAAATGGTCACAGCCCGCTGGTAG
- the fba gene encoding class II fructose-1,6-bisphosphate aldolase — MRLVSMKEMLHQALAGQYAVGQFNLNNLEFTQAILLAAEAEQAPVILGVSEAYIPYMGGLPCIAGMVKSLMEHYGITVPVALHLDHGSSYEVCIRAIHAGFTSVMIDASHHSLEHNIEVTRQVTQAAHVLGVSVESELGRITGREDDLVVDEAEGMYAVTADCVRLVQETGIDCLAPALGSVHGPYRGQPKLGFERMAEIRQVTGLPLVLHGGSGLPDEEIRQAIACGTAKINVNTDNQIACTTAIRSFLNEHPEAYDPRNYLIPAREAIGASVRAKIQLFGSAGKAGRSLS, encoded by the coding sequence ATGCGACTTGTTTCGATGAAAGAGATGCTGCATCAGGCGCTAGCCGGTCAATATGCGGTTGGGCAGTTTAATTTAAACAATTTGGAGTTCACGCAAGCCATTCTGCTGGCTGCCGAGGCGGAGCAAGCGCCTGTCATTCTTGGCGTCAGCGAGGCTTACATTCCTTATATGGGCGGGCTGCCCTGCATCGCGGGTATGGTGAAATCGTTGATGGAGCATTACGGCATTACGGTGCCTGTCGCGCTCCATCTAGACCATGGAAGCAGCTATGAGGTGTGCATCCGGGCGATTCACGCAGGTTTTACTTCCGTGATGATCGATGCTTCGCATCATTCGCTCGAACATAACATCGAAGTGACCCGCCAAGTGACACAGGCTGCTCATGTTCTCGGCGTTTCCGTTGAATCTGAGCTGGGCCGGATTACCGGACGCGAGGATGATTTGGTCGTCGATGAAGCCGAAGGCATGTATGCGGTCACGGCGGATTGCGTGCGTTTAGTGCAGGAAACTGGCATCGATTGCTTGGCGCCAGCGCTTGGTTCCGTGCATGGTCCTTATCGGGGACAGCCTAAGCTGGGCTTCGAACGGATGGCTGAAATCCGCCAAGTTACGGGTCTTCCGCTTGTGCTTCATGGTGGAAGCGGCTTGCCGGATGAAGAAATTCGTCAGGCGATTGCCTGCGGAACAGCCAAAATTAATGTGAACACAGACAATCAAATCGCCTGTACAACGGCCATACGATCGTTTTTGAATGAGCATCCAGAGGCCTATGACCCACGGAATTATTTAATCCCGGCACGGGAAGCGATTGGGGCATCCGTAAGAGCCAAAATTCAATTGTTCGGCAGCGCAGGCAAAGCCGGAAGGAGTCTATCATGA